One window of the Anaeromyxobacter dehalogenans 2CP-C genome contains the following:
- a CDS encoding fumarate hydratase: MATPAFQYQDPFPVSKDATKYRLLTKEGVSVGTFEGKEILKVEPSALTRLAREAMREVSFFLRPEHNEQVAKILSDPEASQNDKGVAIAFLKNAEIAARGELPICQDTGTATIVAKKGQQVWTGVKDEQYLSEGVYLTYTGENLRYSQTSALDMYREVNTGTNLPAQIDVLATEGAEYKFLFVAKGGGSANKTMLFQETKALLTPEKLEKFLVDKMKYLGTAACPPYHIAVVVGGTSAETCLKTVKLASTKYYDGLPTEGNAHGQAFRDLELEQRLLEAANKLGIGAQFGGKYFAHDIRVVRLPRHGASCPVGMAVSCSADRNVKAKINKEGLWIEELDHAPARLIPLELKKGKHEHGVKVDLNKPMKEILAELTKYPVSTPLLLTGTLVVARDIAHAKFKELIDQGKGVPEYLKNHPVYYAGPAKTPPGKPSGSFGPTTAGRMDSYVDLLQSHGASMVMIAKGNRSQQVTDACKKHGGFYLGSIGGPAAVLAEENIKKVECIDFAELGMEAVWRIEVEDFPAFILVDDKGNDFFKKLGM, from the coding sequence ATGGCGACTCCCGCGTTCCAGTACCAGGACCCGTTCCCCGTCTCGAAGGACGCGACCAAGTACCGGCTCCTCACCAAGGAGGGCGTGTCGGTCGGGACGTTCGAGGGCAAGGAGATCCTGAAGGTCGAGCCCTCGGCGCTCACCCGGCTCGCGCGCGAGGCGATGCGCGAGGTGTCGTTCTTCCTCCGCCCCGAGCACAACGAGCAGGTCGCGAAGATCCTCTCCGACCCCGAGGCCTCGCAGAACGACAAGGGCGTGGCGATCGCGTTCCTCAAGAACGCCGAGATCGCCGCCCGCGGCGAGCTGCCCATCTGCCAGGACACCGGCACCGCCACCATCGTGGCGAAGAAGGGGCAGCAGGTCTGGACCGGCGTGAAGGACGAGCAGTACCTGTCGGAGGGCGTGTACCTCACGTACACCGGCGAGAACCTCCGCTACTCGCAGACCTCCGCGCTCGACATGTACCGCGAGGTGAACACCGGCACGAACCTGCCGGCGCAGATCGACGTCCTCGCCACCGAGGGCGCCGAGTACAAGTTCCTGTTCGTCGCGAAGGGCGGCGGGTCGGCCAACAAGACCATGCTGTTCCAGGAGACCAAGGCGCTCCTCACGCCGGAGAAGCTGGAGAAGTTCCTGGTGGACAAGATGAAGTACCTCGGCACCGCCGCCTGCCCGCCGTACCACATCGCGGTGGTGGTGGGCGGCACGAGCGCCGAGACCTGCCTGAAGACGGTGAAGCTCGCCTCGACCAAGTACTACGACGGGCTCCCCACCGAGGGGAACGCGCACGGCCAGGCGTTCCGCGACCTGGAGCTGGAGCAGCGGCTGCTCGAGGCGGCCAACAAGCTCGGCATCGGCGCGCAGTTCGGCGGCAAGTACTTCGCGCACGACATCCGCGTGGTCCGGCTGCCGCGCCACGGCGCGTCCTGCCCGGTGGGCATGGCGGTGTCCTGCTCGGCCGACCGCAACGTGAAGGCCAAGATCAACAAGGAAGGGCTCTGGATCGAGGAGCTCGACCACGCCCCCGCCCGCCTCATCCCGCTCGAGCTGAAGAAGGGCAAGCACGAGCACGGCGTGAAGGTGGACCTCAACAAGCCGATGAAGGAGATCCTGGCCGAGCTGACGAAGTACCCGGTCTCGACCCCGCTGCTCCTCACCGGCACGCTGGTGGTGGCCCGCGACATCGCGCACGCCAAGTTCAAGGAGCTGATCGACCAGGGCAAGGGCGTGCCCGAGTACCTGAAGAACCACCCGGTGTACTACGCCGGCCCCGCCAAGACGCCGCCGGGCAAGCCGTCCGGCTCGTTCGGCCCGACCACCGCCGGCCGCATGGACTCGTACGTGGACCTGCTGCAGTCGCACGGCGCGTCGATGGTGATGATCGCGAAGGGCAACCGCAGCCAGCAGGTGACCGACGCGTGCAAGAAGCACGGCGGCTTCTACCTGGGCTCGATCGGCGGTCCCGCCGCGGTGCTGGCCGAGGAGAACATCAAGAAGGTGGAGTGCATCGACTTCGCCGAGCTCGGCATGGAGGCCGTCTGGAGGATCGAGGTCGAGGACTTCCCCGCGTTCATCCTGGTGGACGACAAGGGGAACGACTTCTTCAAGAAGCTGGGGATGTAG